In one Chryseobacterium camelliae genomic region, the following are encoded:
- the cmk gene encoding (d)CMP kinase, with the protein MKKPVIAIDGYSSTGKSSISKVIAEKLGLIHLDTGALYRGVTWFALQNCLNEDGTINLNELFSSLDQIELEFKNVGTELVLFLNHIDISKQIRTNEVSDNVSLVAKQKEIRDFLLQSQRSLAEKGGIIMDGRDIGTVVLPDADYKFFLTASIEERTKRRYQELLGLGIQAEEQQVKENLIERDKIDSEREIAPLRQADDAIVIDNSLLTKEQTIESILAYIEKI; encoded by the coding sequence ATGAAAAAACCTGTAATAGCGATTGATGGGTACTCATCTACCGGAAAAAGTTCAATATCTAAAGTGATTGCCGAAAAGCTTGGGCTTATTCATTTGGATACGGGGGCTCTTTACCGAGGAGTGACGTGGTTTGCCCTTCAAAATTGCCTTAATGAAGACGGTACAATTAATTTAAACGAATTATTTTCTTCATTGGATCAGATTGAATTGGAGTTTAAAAATGTAGGAACTGAGCTTGTTCTTTTTCTGAATCATATTGACATTTCCAAACAGATAAGAACCAATGAGGTTTCTGACAATGTAAGTTTGGTGGCCAAGCAAAAAGAAATTAGAGATTTTTTGCTTCAGTCTCAACGTTCATTAGCAGAAAAAGGCGGAATTATTATGGATGGAAGGGATATAGGAACAGTGGTTCTTCCTGATGCGGATTACAAATTTTTTCTTACGGCAAGCATAGAGGAAAGAACAAAGAGAAGATACCAGGAACTTTTAGGTTTGGGGATACAGGCTGAAGAGCAGCAGGTAAAAGAAAACCTGATAGAACGTGACAAAATAGACAGTGAAAGAGAAATTGCGCCATTAAGACAGGCTGATGATGCCATTGTCATAGACAATAGCCTTCTTACCAAAGAACAGACTATAGAGAGCATACTGGCTTATATTGAGAAGATTTAA
- a CDS encoding DUF695 domain-containing protein: MKFLRRMFPSKYENMASNTDFWNWFSANHKKIWKAVHKGEKTEEVFFDKMMSKLNQIKDGIYFLTGMYDSRTAELILTADTNIKNIVFVEDLIKSAPDIDNWRFTALKPEAKISRFQIKMENHTFSEDNLSFFATYDENYPDEIDLTIVYDYFNEAEKEVIINGVYIYLNNLLGELSSATIIDHLQIKGSSPKNAELIPISKLKDYLAWRESEFEQKYQHKRYSAKKDNWGSFEAALSNGNPYFAIANTTILEWNHKASHPWILKIEIHYDGKDHRGLPNSEDSYIMNAFEDELHKVLIDTEGYLNIGRETADNLREIFFACKEFRDSSRITHQTISRYSDQLKIDYHIYKDKYWQTFDRFKHY; this comes from the coding sequence ATGAAATTTTTACGTAGAATGTTCCCTTCTAAATACGAAAATATGGCTTCGAATACAGATTTTTGGAATTGGTTTTCAGCCAACCATAAAAAAATCTGGAAAGCAGTACATAAAGGCGAAAAAACGGAGGAAGTCTTTTTTGATAAAATGATGTCAAAATTAAATCAAATTAAGGACGGAATTTATTTCCTTACAGGAATGTACGACAGCCGTACAGCCGAACTTATTCTCACCGCAGATACCAATATCAAGAATATTGTTTTTGTGGAAGATCTCATCAAATCGGCTCCTGATATTGATAACTGGAGGTTCACAGCGCTTAAACCTGAAGCGAAGATTTCCAGGTTTCAGATCAAAATGGAAAACCATACTTTTTCCGAAGATAATCTGTCTTTTTTTGCAACTTATGATGAGAATTATCCTGATGAAATAGATCTTACCATAGTCTACGATTATTTTAATGAGGCAGAAAAGGAAGTGATCATCAACGGAGTGTATATCTATCTGAATAATCTTCTTGGGGAATTGTCTTCTGCAACAATCATTGATCATTTACAGATAAAGGGAAGCAGCCCTAAAAATGCGGAGCTTATTCCGATTTCAAAACTGAAAGATTATCTTGCCTGGAGAGAAAGTGAGTTTGAACAAAAATACCAACACAAAAGATATTCTGCTAAAAAAGATAATTGGGGAAGCTTTGAAGCTGCCCTCAGCAACGGGAATCCGTATTTTGCGATAGCGAATACCACCATATTGGAGTGGAATCATAAAGCCTCTCATCCCTGGATTTTAAAAATTGAAATTCATTATGACGGCAAAGATCACCGTGGACTTCCGAATTCTGAAGATTCGTATATAATGAATGCTTTTGAAGATGAACTGCATAAGGTTCTTATTGATACTGAAGGTTATTTGAATATTGGAAGGGAAACCGCAGATAATCTCAGAGAAATTTTCTTTGCCTGCAAGGAATTTAGGGATTCATCCAGAATTACCCACCAAACGATTTCCAGATATTCTGATCAATTAAAAATAGACTATCACATTTATAAAGATAAGTACTGGCAAACGTTTGACAGGTTCAAACATTATTAA
- the pyrH gene encoding UMP kinase: MKYKRILLKLSGEALMGNRQYGIDNDRLQEYALEIKKIVDKGCEVAIVIGGGNIFRGVAGAAKGMDRVQGDYMGMLATVINGMALQGALEDAGIKTRLQSAIEMDKVAEPFIKRRAVRHLEKGRVVIFGAGTGNPYFTTDTAATLRAIEIGADVILKGTRVDGIYDSDPEKNENAVKYNSLSFDEVYAKNLKVMDMTAFTLSHENKLPIIVFDMNKDGNLERIVDGEIVGTLVDL; encoded by the coding sequence ATGAAATATAAAAGAATCCTTCTAAAACTTAGTGGTGAAGCCTTAATGGGAAACAGACAATATGGTATTGATAATGACAGGCTGCAGGAATATGCTCTGGAGATTAAAAAAATAGTAGATAAAGGGTGTGAAGTAGCTATTGTGATTGGAGGAGGAAATATTTTCCGTGGAGTGGCAGGAGCCGCAAAAGGAATGGACAGAGTGCAGGGAGATTATATGGGAATGCTGGCAACAGTAATCAACGGAATGGCTCTGCAAGGTGCATTGGAAGATGCGGGAATCAAAACGAGACTTCAGTCTGCCATTGAAATGGATAAAGTGGCAGAACCTTTCATCAAAAGAAGAGCGGTAAGACATCTTGAAAAAGGAAGAGTAGTTATTTTTGGGGCAGGAACAGGAAATCCTTATTTTACAACCGATACTGCTGCAACTTTGAGAGCCATTGAAATAGGGGCGGATGTCATTTTAAAAGGAACAAGAGTAGACGGAATCTATGACAGCGATCCTGAGAAAAATGAAAACGCCGTAAAATATAATTCATTATCTTTCGACGAAGTTTATGCTAAAAATCTTAAAGTAATGGATATGACAGCATTTACTCTAAGCCACGAAAATAAATTGCCTATTATTGTTTTTGATATGAACAAAGACGGTAACTTGGAAAGAATTGTAGACGGAGAAATCGTGGGTACTTTAGTAGATTTGTAA
- a CDS encoding LptF/LptG family permease, with protein sequence MFKILDRYIIKTFFGPFFFIFSVLFFIFIVNIIWVQLGQFMGKGLTTFQIVKLLFYLGVSVISMVLPLTILLASIMSFGEFGERYELAAMKAAGISLTRVMTPLLGVAAVLAIMLYFFSNNIIPDFQRKAKNMLFNIAQTKPALNFTPGQFIDQLPGYMVKFDKIYGEDGKDIEGVFVHKKASTFENQQTIVAKKGKFVTPANKNFLKLELYNGYVVEDNFAGKGENVRLKQPDQVIKFDTLVSHFDVSELINKAIEEEQITDDYRFQTYRELNKTIEKSKKDNESFFNTVNTDVLNQVNTVITYMDKNKSKTAAKQQIKLDTVKSEKKLEMISNAHERLNNLKSVLETKSNEINPSVKYFGKVVMYQQRIVTYSFTCIIFFLIGASLGSIIRKGGMGLPVIIAIVIFIIFYIINVGMENLAWAGKINPYLASWIPNLVLFPFGIWMTYKALTDSQLFDAEKYKSLLKPITKRFSKSKEHKRYQ encoded by the coding sequence ATGTTTAAAATATTAGACCGCTATATCATAAAAACCTTTTTTGGTCCCTTTTTCTTTATTTTCAGTGTTTTGTTTTTTATCTTCATTGTGAATATTATCTGGGTACAATTAGGGCAGTTTATGGGAAAAGGGCTTACCACTTTTCAAATTGTTAAACTTCTTTTTTATCTCGGAGTAAGCGTTATCAGTATGGTATTACCGCTTACCATACTTTTGGCAAGTATCATGTCATTCGGAGAATTTGGAGAACGGTATGAGCTTGCAGCCATGAAAGCCGCAGGAATTTCTTTAACGAGAGTAATGACCCCTCTTTTGGGTGTGGCAGCAGTTCTTGCCATTATGCTTTACTTTTTTTCCAACAATATTATTCCCGATTTTCAGCGAAAGGCAAAAAATATGCTTTTTAATATTGCTCAGACAAAACCTGCACTGAACTTTACGCCCGGTCAGTTTATCGATCAGCTTCCGGGATATATGGTAAAGTTTGATAAAATATATGGTGAAGACGGAAAAGATATTGAAGGTGTTTTTGTTCACAAAAAAGCGAGCACCTTCGAAAATCAACAGACCATTGTCGCTAAAAAAGGAAAATTTGTAACACCTGCCAACAAGAACTTTTTAAAGCTCGAACTTTATAATGGTTACGTGGTTGAAGATAATTTTGCCGGAAAAGGTGAAAATGTAAGATTGAAACAACCTGATCAGGTGATTAAATTTGATACATTGGTTTCACATTTTGATGTAAGTGAGTTGATCAATAAAGCGATTGAAGAAGAGCAGATCACCGATGATTACCGTTTCCAGACGTATCGTGAACTGAATAAAACCATTGAAAAAAGTAAAAAAGATAACGAATCATTTTTTAATACGGTAAACACGGATGTTTTGAATCAGGTAAATACGGTCATTACCTACATGGACAAAAACAAGTCTAAAACTGCTGCAAAACAACAAATAAAGCTGGATACCGTAAAAAGTGAGAAAAAATTAGAAATGATTTCTAACGCCCACGAAAGACTGAATAATTTAAAATCTGTTCTGGAAACAAAAAGCAATGAAATCAATCCGAGTGTAAAATACTTTGGAAAAGTAGTCATGTACCAGCAGAGAATTGTAACCTACTCTTTTACCTGTATCATTTTCTTTTTAATTGGAGCCAGTTTAGGTTCAATCATCAGAAAAGGAGGAATGGGACTTCCTGTGATTATCGCCATCGTTATTTTCATTATTTTCTATATCATTAATGTAGGAATGGAAAACCTGGCTTGGGCAGGAAAAATAAATCCTTACTTAGCCTCTTGGATTCCCAATCTGGTATTGTTCCCATTCGGAATCTGGATGACTTATAAAGCGCTTACAGATTCGCAGCTTTTTGATGCTGAAAAATACAAATCTCTTCTTAAGCCTATTACGAAAAGATTTTCAAAAAGTAAAGAGCATAAAAGATATCAATAA
- a CDS encoding phage holin family protein has product MIETIKEYASKRIDLLKLEATEKSSLSAGIITYLVIMLVAFAFFIVLFNFGIAFLIGKALDNTSYGFLIVAAFYFVIMIFIVAFKQKIVYSVADKVIKFLNH; this is encoded by the coding sequence ATGATAGAAACTATTAAAGAATATGCATCGAAAAGAATAGACCTGCTAAAGCTTGAAGCTACAGAAAAGTCTTCTCTTTCTGCAGGTATTATTACTTACCTTGTCATTATGTTGGTTGCTTTTGCATTTTTCATCGTTCTTTTTAATTTTGGAATTGCATTTCTTATAGGAAAAGCATTGGACAATACTTCTTACGGTTTTTTAATTGTTGCTGCATTTTATTTCGTTATTATGATTTTCATTGTGGCTTTCAAACAAAAAATAGTATATTCTGTAGCAGATAAGGTAATCAAATTTTTAAACCATTAA
- a CDS encoding TrmH family RNA methyltransferase: MLTAHTIKILQSLDKKKFRQKYNLFLVEGNKTIRELFNSNFKIKEIFSTDPQKLDCSTIPVTHVSENELKKISFLMNPKDSVAVCWLNGEQAEIEDKKIQLVLDGIQDPGNLGTIIRLADWFGIEQIVCSEDTVDFYNPKVVQATMGSFTRVNVVYTNLTEYLSATGNVNVGTDMVGESIYTFEKPENLNLILGNEGNGMRPETEKLLQKNITIPRFGKSQSTESLNVSMAAGIILGQLFSK, translated from the coding sequence ATGCTTACAGCTCATACAATAAAAATTTTACAGTCTTTAGATAAAAAGAAGTTCAGACAAAAATACAATTTGTTTTTGGTTGAAGGTAATAAAACCATCCGAGAACTCTTCAATTCTAACTTTAAAATTAAAGAAATATTCTCTACCGATCCACAAAAATTGGATTGCAGTACAATACCTGTCACTCATGTCTCTGAAAATGAATTGAAAAAAATCAGTTTTTTGATGAATCCTAAAGATTCTGTTGCCGTTTGCTGGCTTAATGGAGAGCAGGCTGAAATAGAAGACAAAAAGATTCAGCTTGTTTTAGACGGTATTCAGGATCCCGGAAATTTAGGGACAATTATTCGTTTGGCAGATTGGTTCGGAATAGAACAGATTGTTTGCAGTGAAGATACCGTAGACTTTTATAACCCAAAAGTTGTTCAGGCAACGATGGGGTCATTTACAAGAGTTAATGTTGTTTATACAAACCTTACAGAATATCTTTCAGCTACCGGAAATGTCAATGTAGGAACGGATATGGTAGGAGAGAGCATTTATACTTTTGAAAAACCTGAAAATTTAAATTTAATTTTAGGAAATGAAGGCAACGGAATGCGTCCGGAAACCGAAAAATTACTTCAGAAAAATATTACGATTCCAAGATTTGGGAAATCCCAGTCTACGGAAAGCCTGAATGTTTCTATGGCGGCAGGAATTATTTTAGGACAACTTTTTTCAAAATGA
- a CDS encoding NUDIX hydrolase, translating to MDSKQQFLDKSSEAKEIFLPHLSADPVIFGFDNNELKVLLLKMNYRKQWMLPGGYIRKDEDLDEGIVRLLKERAGVAVSYLEEFGVFGKKNRSEFYFEDFDETLFQKQRFITIGFYALYNATTLHPVADEMSETCEWIYLSELPEIELAMDHREIIEKALLTLREKISIKPIGFNLLPEKFTLPELQKLYEAILGKELNRGNFYRKIKNLGILKKLDEQRRGGAYKAPDLYSFDEENYKKALENGLNNW from the coding sequence ATGGATTCTAAACAACAATTTTTAGATAAATCTTCAGAAGCAAAAGAAATTTTTCTTCCTCATTTATCTGCAGATCCTGTAATTTTCGGTTTCGATAATAATGAACTGAAAGTTTTGCTTTTGAAAATGAATTACAGAAAACAATGGATGCTTCCCGGAGGTTATATCCGTAAAGACGAAGATCTGGATGAAGGTATTGTAAGACTTTTAAAGGAAAGAGCCGGTGTAGCGGTTTCGTACCTTGAAGAATTCGGTGTGTTTGGGAAAAAGAACAGGAGCGAGTTTTATTTTGAAGATTTTGATGAAACGTTGTTCCAAAAACAGAGGTTTATAACAATTGGTTTTTATGCGCTTTATAATGCCACAACACTACATCCTGTTGCTGATGAAATGAGCGAAACCTGTGAATGGATTTATTTAAGTGAACTTCCGGAAATTGAACTGGCAATGGATCACCGGGAAATCATCGAAAAAGCTTTGCTTACCTTAAGAGAAAAAATATCTATTAAACCTATCGGATTTAACCTTCTTCCCGAAAAATTTACCCTGCCCGAATTACAAAAATTATATGAGGCAATTTTAGGAAAAGAACTGAATCGCGGAAATTTTTACAGGAAAATTAAAAATCTGGGAATTCTTAAGAAACTAGACGAACAACGTCGTGGAGGAGCTTATAAAGCTCCGGATCTATACAGCTTTGATGAAGAAAACTATAAAAAAGCTCTTGAAAACGGACTTAATAACTGGTAA
- a CDS encoding sugar MFS transporter, whose amino-acid sequence MTNEVNTKSRNYTIPLITITLLFFMWGFITCMNDILIPYLKQLFKLTFFESMLVQFCFFGAYFIGSLIYFLISTSSGDPINKVGYKKGILFGIFLAALGCILFYPAATFSSYGLFLGALFVLGLGFTVLQITANAYVSLLGSEESASSRLNMTQAFNAFGTTIAPVLGGHLIFEFFSAADGSFSAVATRIPYLIFAAILLLVALLISRVKLPSFQTAEEEIEKGFGAFQFSHLKFGVFAMFCYVGGEVAVGSFIISFLEQPQVMNLNEVVSKNYLSLYWGGAMIGRFLGAISLNQSISQTKKAIYMLGAATLVFLVIFSIVDLTFAQISFFLVFIVLNFVAFFIGKAAPARTLSIFAAINVVLLISAMVNHGELAMYSILGIGIFNSIMFSNIYTLAISGLGKYTSQGSSLVVMAILGGAIVPIFQGYLADNFGVQHSFIIPVFCYLVILIFGAYCTKYLSHVQHDGDAKSGH is encoded by the coding sequence ATGACGAATGAAGTAAACACGAAAAGCAGGAACTACACGATTCCTCTTATTACCATTACACTTTTATTTTTTATGTGGGGATTCATTACTTGTATGAATGATATCCTTATTCCTTACCTGAAACAGCTTTTTAAACTGACTTTCTTCGAATCGATGCTGGTACAGTTTTGTTTCTTCGGAGCCTATTTTATCGGTTCGCTTATTTATTTCCTGATTTCAACCTCAAGCGGAGACCCCATCAACAAAGTAGGATATAAAAAAGGAATCCTGTTCGGAATTTTTCTGGCAGCTTTAGGATGTATTTTATTTTATCCGGCAGCTACTTTTTCTTCTTATGGGTTGTTCTTAGGAGCTTTATTTGTTTTAGGATTAGGGTTCACAGTTCTGCAGATTACGGCAAATGCCTATGTTTCACTTTTAGGCTCGGAAGAGTCTGCATCCAGCCGACTGAATATGACACAGGCTTTCAACGCATTCGGAACGACCATTGCTCCTGTTTTGGGCGGACATTTGATTTTTGAGTTTTTCTCCGCAGCAGACGGATCTTTCAGTGCTGTAGCCACAAGAATTCCTTATTTAATCTTTGCAGCCATTTTATTATTGGTAGCCTTATTGATTTCAAGGGTCAAACTACCTTCTTTCCAGACGGCAGAAGAAGAGATTGAAAAAGGGTTCGGTGCTTTTCAGTTCAGTCACCTGAAATTCGGCGTGTTTGCCATGTTCTGTTATGTGGGTGGGGAAGTAGCCGTAGGAAGCTTTATTATCAGCTTTTTAGAACAGCCTCAGGTGATGAATCTTAACGAGGTCGTAAGTAAAAATTATCTTTCTCTGTATTGGGGAGGAGCAATGATTGGTAGATTTTTGGGAGCTATTTCTTTAAATCAGTCGATTAGTCAGACAAAAAAAGCAATATACATGTTAGGAGCTGCAACGTTAGTATTTTTAGTAATTTTCAGTATTGTTGACTTAACATTTGCCCAGATAAGTTTCTTTTTGGTATTTATTGTTCTTAATTTTGTAGCTTTCTTCATTGGAAAAGCGGCTCCTGCAAGAACATTATCCATTTTTGCAGCTATTAATGTAGTACTTCTCATCTCTGCAATGGTAAATCATGGAGAGTTGGCTATGTACAGCATCTTAGGGATCGGAATTTTTAATTCTATCATGTTTTCGAATATCTACACATTGGCAATTTCAGGATTAGGAAAATATACCAGCCAGGGTTCTTCATTGGTTGTAATGGCAATATTGGGTGGAGCAATTGTTCCTATTTTCCAGGGATATCTTGCCGATAATTTCGGAGTACAGCATTCCTTTATTATTCCGGTATTCTGTTATCTGGTAATTTTGATTTTCGGAGCGTATTGTACAAAGTATTTAAGTCATGTACAGCATGATGGAGATGCAAAATCAGGACATTAG
- a CDS encoding LolA family protein, which yields MKNIISKIILSGLVVGTVGLASAQKIDAKAKKILDDVTANYNSKKNSYFKFSFGSGINGKITKTEPGIYYVAGDKYKLKIMETEQIFDGNKIYNINTEDMEVAIAKPNGSSAMFSPINYLTTYRKDYNVTYNGKKTVDGVSADFIKLTPVKNNGLEAVYIFVNSAKKQMLKLEQHGNNKDIAIIAIKEYKENQNLDPNMFVFDKNKFKNYIITEL from the coding sequence ATGAAAAATATTATTTCAAAAATTATACTGAGTGGTTTGGTGGTAGGAACAGTAGGATTGGCAAGTGCACAGAAAATTGATGCAAAGGCTAAAAAGATACTTGACGATGTTACTGCAAATTATAATTCTAAGAAAAACTCTTATTTCAAATTTTCGTTTGGAAGCGGTATTAACGGGAAAATTACCAAAACAGAACCGGGAATTTATTATGTAGCCGGAGATAAGTACAAGTTGAAAATCATGGAAACCGAACAGATTTTTGACGGAAACAAAATCTATAATATTAATACAGAAGATATGGAAGTTGCCATTGCAAAGCCCAACGGAAGCAGTGCGATGTTCTCCCCTATTAATTATCTGACGACTTACAGAAAAGATTATAACGTAACCTATAACGGTAAAAAAACAGTAGACGGAGTAAGCGCTGATTTTATAAAACTGACTCCCGTAAAAAATAACGGATTAGAAGCCGTTTATATTTTCGTAAACTCGGCAAAAAAACAGATGTTAAAGCTGGAGCAGCACGGAAACAATAAAGATATTGCCATTATTGCGATCAAAGAATACAAAGAAAATCAAAACCTGGATCCCAATATGTTTGTTTTTGATAAAAATAAGTTCAAAAATTATATCATCACAGAATTGTAG
- the frr gene encoding ribosome recycling factor, translating to MEELDLILESVKQDMDAAVRHLDHAFQRIRAGRASTAMVQDVMVEYYGAMTPINQVANVSVPDAMTISIQPWDAKAINDIEKAIINSNLGFAPSNNGINIILNVPPLTEERRKELAKQAKVETENTKIVVRNARQDGLKELKKLDGVSEDVVKGIEADIQVLTDKYVKLCDEHLKAKEADILKV from the coding sequence ATGGAAGAATTAGATCTTATATTAGAATCTGTAAAACAGGACATGGATGCAGCAGTAAGACACTTGGATCATGCTTTTCAAAGAATTAGAGCAGGACGTGCTTCTACAGCTATGGTTCAGGATGTAATGGTAGAATATTACGGAGCAATGACTCCTATCAACCAGGTTGCTAACGTTTCTGTTCCGGATGCCATGACGATTTCTATTCAACCTTGGGATGCAAAAGCGATTAACGATATTGAAAAAGCAATCATCAATTCAAATTTGGGTTTTGCACCCTCTAACAACGGTATCAATATTATCCTGAATGTACCGCCATTAACGGAGGAAAGAAGAAAGGAGCTGGCTAAACAGGCTAAAGTAGAAACTGAAAATACCAAAATTGTAGTAAGAAATGCAAGACAGGACGGTTTGAAAGAACTGAAAAAACTGGATGGCGTTTCTGAAGACGTTGTTAAAGGAATTGAAGCAGATATTCAGGTACTCACCGACAAATATGTAAAACTTTGTGATGAGCATCTGAAAGCTAAAGAAGCAGATATTTTGAAGGTATAA
- the porQ gene encoding type IX secretion system protein PorQ: MKKIIIFSLFLSGIVSYAQTGTNVYPFLNIPVSARQAALGGDAITIRDYDVSFAIANPALLNKDSDQQLSVNGAAYLADSKYGTIAYAKDFDNGHMATVNARYMSYGNIPRTDESGFENGEFSASDVAVGAGYAYQFEEDWTIGGGLNFITSKIDNFTSSAISGTAGITYHNKKNKETVSVVARNFGYQFKSFNGTRENLPFRVDLGYTKILKSIPLAVTITAHDLQQFDISSEYNVDGQEVNVGRKIADHFSIGAELFPEKGFNIRLGYNVKRGNELAVADQRNFSGLSAGFGIKLSRFRIDYAHVRYHNSSNVNQIGVSVDLSSHAGY; encoded by the coding sequence TTGAAGAAAATTATCATTTTTTCATTATTTCTGTCAGGAATTGTTTCTTATGCACAAACAGGAACAAATGTTTATCCTTTCTTAAATATTCCTGTATCTGCCAGACAAGCAGCTTTGGGAGGAGATGCAATTACGATAAGAGATTATGATGTTTCCTTTGCAATTGCAAACCCTGCATTGCTTAATAAAGATTCAGACCAACAGCTTTCTGTAAACGGAGCAGCCTATCTGGCGGATTCAAAATATGGAACCATTGCGTATGCAAAAGACTTTGACAACGGACATATGGCTACTGTCAATGCCCGTTACATGAGTTATGGCAATATTCCCAGAACAGATGAAAGTGGTTTTGAAAACGGAGAGTTTTCAGCCTCGGATGTAGCTGTAGGAGCAGGATATGCCTATCAGTTTGAAGAAGACTGGACAATTGGCGGCGGATTAAACTTCATCACTTCAAAAATTGATAATTTCACTTCTTCCGCTATTTCCGGAACTGCGGGAATTACGTATCACAACAAAAAAAATAAGGAAACGGTATCTGTAGTGGCGAGAAATTTCGGATATCAGTTCAAATCTTTCAACGGAACAAGAGAAAATCTTCCTTTCAGAGTAGATTTAGGATATACAAAAATATTAAAAAGCATTCCGTTAGCTGTGACTATTACAGCGCACGATCTTCAACAGTTTGATATTTCTTCAGAATATAATGTAGACGGGCAAGAAGTAAACGTGGGAAGAAAAATTGCCGATCACTTTTCTATCGGTGCTGAACTTTTCCCGGAAAAAGGCTTTAATATCAGACTGGGATATAATGTGAAAAGAGGAAATGAGCTGGCTGTTGCCGATCAAAGAAACTTTTCAGGACTTTCAGCCGGTTTTGGAATTAAATTGTCAAGATTCAGAATCGATTATGCTCACGTAAGATATCATAACTCTTCAAATGTCAACCAGATAGGTGTTTCTGTAGATCTATCAAGTCATGCAGGATATTAA
- a CDS encoding YtxH domain-containing protein, whose protein sequence is MSRKGNNTAGILAGLLAGAAAGVILGMLYAPEEGKETRKKIKNKANDLKDQARNKYGEVSEKVKDQYDNISSTFKETASNVAHTVKDGYDKYKDQIVAKTTNVVKDVEAELNDLK, encoded by the coding sequence ATGTCTAGAAAAGGAAACAATACAGCGGGAATTTTGGCAGGACTTCTTGCAGGAGCAGCTGCAGGAGTTATTTTGGGAATGCTTTATGCTCCGGAAGAAGGAAAGGAAACGAGAAAGAAAATTAAAAATAAAGCGAACGATTTAAAAGATCAGGCAAGAAATAAATACGGAGAAGTTTCTGAAAAAGTAAAAGATCAGTATGACAATATTTCTTCTACTTTTAAAGAAACAGCAAGTAATGTAGCACATACCGTAAAGGATGGCTATGATAAATACAAAGATCAGATTGTTGCTAAAACTACTAACGTGGTAAAGGATGTAGAAGCAGAACTGAATGATCTTAAATAA
- a CDS encoding phosphoribosyl-ATP pyrophosphatase, with product MSAKYESIQELRIKKKLLKNEINDLEGLLTFKNTKESLSAFTNGLTDQYLQEKVDEDGDEKIVLRKDVIAKQLATEVKDVFMNKSTALGIASSALKGNAFDSVVKLGVTALVGNYAKKSMGSSNWKKKLIGAALIYIAPIALKMVRKKLEEYQKNKSVSSLEQLI from the coding sequence ATGAGCGCGAAATATGAGAGCATACAGGAGTTAAGAATCAAGAAAAAATTATTAAAAAATGAAATTAATGATTTGGAAGGTCTTTTAACTTTTAAAAATACAAAAGAGAGTTTAAGTGCATTTACCAATGGGCTTACCGATCAGTACCTGCAGGAAAAAGTAGATGAAGACGGGGATGAAAAGATTGTTTTAAGAAAAGATGTAATTGCCAAGCAGCTTGCTACAGAAGTAAAAGACGTATTTATGAATAAAAGTACTGCATTGGGAATTGCCAGTTCTGCACTCAAAGGAAACGCTTTTGACAGTGTGGTAAAATTGGGAGTAACCGCTCTTGTAGGAAACTATGCGAAAAAGAGTATGGGCAGCTCCAACTGGAAGAAAAAGCTGATCGGTGCCGCTTTAATATATATTGCTCCTATTGCCTTGAAAATGGTGAGAAAAAAACTGGAAGAATATCAAAAGAATAAAAGTGTCTCCAGTTTGGAACAACTGATTTAA